A genomic window from Streptomyces sp. NBC_01429 includes:
- a CDS encoding non-ribosomal peptide synthetase gives MMRSGPRTPDNADATDGSAERAAVRSTDGSADGSADGSAVRSTDGSAADFPAGGLADAVLARARRHPDAVAVVDGDRSLDYAGLDAASAAVARGLRDRGVGAGQAVAVLLPRSWELVCVMLGILRLGAVVVPLDAQSPPERRRHILADSAAVALIHDGAGPLGTADGLPDGVEPLSVTVLLETAPATGERSLSPTTAPPVSFLFYTSGTTGRPKGVEVRDAGILRLARPGYLRLAEGSRFSCLANPAFDALSFEVWVPLLTGGSCVILTDEEAQDPDRLAHALRRESIDILFITVALFNAVVDRVPDCFSGVGQVLVGGEQLNARLIRRWYRDNAASATLLHNVYGPTEATTFALCHPIPRDFAGEVVPIGGPLPETEALLLADDARPAAPGEVAELLLSGAGLAVGYRNLPEETARSFVTLPGPDGGQVRHYRTGDLVRRDADGHIEYVGRADRQVKVRGFRIEPGELERCVVAHPAVRQAYVCTRRDAADRVNELVAYLVLGAELPFEEFERHVAAGLPAYMRPHRVHLVSALPLNANGKVDRAALTDQDLPLWRGADPADPVEVTPWQREILDLAGEVLGVAEPRLGDRWTTNGGDSLKALRLRFEVRRRWGRELSQALVLSADLAGLAAATAAGRASDDSPYPALPPPASGRSAPATSEQQRLWLLQQRDPGSTAYLVPLAFQLRGTVDTVALRTAARRLVARHPALRTSFEAAPEGLRQVVADPYDPWTEPDRDAVRDEAGRRAFAARLFAEPFDLARPRMLEVCWLATEDGGELLLRLHHIAVDGWSLNVLFQTLSAEYAAASRGDRNGDGNGNGDGNGDGGERGAAPDPAPTPLDYARWQADWFTRPGYLTQRAELRAHYAGLEEAAEPLEPARRSPVRAEGRLLHTTLDRDRRAALDRLGAELGLTRFQVLLGVFSWSLYGVTGRTRPRIAGPVANRPVEDFAASVGMFANTVLLPQDLAPLDDLRTRLRRQGAEVRAVLDRQDVALADVLADREFPSEGPPFDFLFVLENTDFGALSLPGCDSLPRWPVAAEAKCPLTLSVVERADGLDCLWEYADDHFDAAEVRAMDDLFRQAVDRLADGPDEVTLAELVGPYRRGLAEPGRARPLPPGFATVAEGFARQLRLTPGATALVSADGEVSYAELDAYAAGLAAELLARHPLPARDDGPRCVALYFEPSVAHVVALLALARLNLTIVPLDPAYPAALLRQILGQVEPLCVLLAPEGASAFDAVDPGGLPRFPVTPAAPPPGAREELPPYAGRPLYTLFTSGSTGTPKGVQVPDATLCDLLRWQSAEGGLAGGAVTAQFSALSFDVSFQEIFSTLCGGGTLRLAPPGLRQDAPALLAHLEAGGVERVFMPYVALQLLAEHGVRLGRHPSRLREVVTAGEQLLCTDAIRRWFGGLPGARLFNHYGPTETHVVSALTLEGDPALWPERPAIGRPVAGAWLRVVDEADQPVPPGCPGRLLIGGPMASPCYLGDPALNERHFVELPGLGHFYRSGDRARFDREGLLHYLGRDDQQIKLSGHRLELGQVEAALLSHPLIVNAVVVRDGDRLTACVQGRTGSPTPTPDELTDHLSPLLPAYVRIDRFRLMEALPRTPSGKLDRRLALTAPGEELRPQAAGVPGASGAPGAPLLSPREARLAELFAEVVGRPVGRDQRFFDAGASSLDLMRFHLRCTTDLGLSLTIPDLFEHVTIGRLARFLDGGREQAADDTAVRDGADVTAADEPVAVIGMAVRLPGATDLAGFWAMVTEGVRGVEHFDAAEGLVGARSQMAGLLAFDPRRFGISPQEARLMDPQQRHLMMSCVEALAHAGIADPAGTASGTERGAERGSGSGDGAWAGAASRVGLVAGCGENTYFQSMLREADPARLPDGFQLALHHDKDFLATKTAYHLGLTGPAFTVQAACASSLVAVHVAAGMLRQGDADIMMAGGVLVDTLLTDGYRYRPQHIFSKDGHCRPFSDDADGTIGASGVGVVVLKPLRAARRDGDTVYAVITGSALNNDGSAKLSYSAPSLPGQREVIRTALRRSGRAAGELGYVEAHGTGTPLGDPVEVGALRQAFGLDGAALEETGQEETGQEGAGHSCALASVKSQIGHLGAAAGVVGLVRAVLAVHHAVIPPNVGFHRLNPQIGTDAAPFHIPTRSGPWPAGRDRVAAVSSFGIGGTNAHLILEAATPAAAVRAATEPDCLLISSDSEAGLRADAARVAGYLAARPEAYGQVLRHLRAGRPPGRWRMGAACADAAEAVAWLRTATGVEVTPGEEIRPVAGRSARALADAWLAGERVRWSAGPAQAPWDFPPPAFDLADYDFERAAPVTVPTGHAAAGDPARLPESARLPESTRLPESGWLHQPHWVRRSRAVTGSGPRTSGLLVLMAATVPDPAEVRPFEAAYARVVRVGAADAFARVADDVYEVDPADPVSLRSLVDALADSGEGGVDWLHALPLSVDGTPDEDTLSRAHWACVDTPAALLAAVADTPLAGRLRPWWLSYGAQPVEGGTDRPELGLLAGVCEVAPQERAVDGRWLDLPGSAPAGWVSVLPALLAEAAAPATAEGAASPELPRRLALRQGYWWQQALLAVDGSETEIPDASSYAVLPEEGGVHLVLGGTGGIGASIAAWLLERTDGRVILLARRPTLPAVLSRWADRVEVVVADLAEAAPGEVLARLDEFTSRIDGVIHAAGTAAGGLITHRDATVMRRATAAKVRGALLTERVVERYRPAFAVYCSSMSAQFGGVGQLDYAAANGLLDGFARHRSAGAETTLRIGVAWDIWREVGMARDVLRADARHQAHLAVGLDVAEGQRLFARALRLQLPQLLVSTTPLDRSRDFYAGNFDAGGAGAGNSSAGGVATGAVASYESVGRPPADTVASPTEQLTDWLRDWLGLDHLDPDASLYDLGADSLTLLDLIGEVKRLFEVDLELSQLNHRASLADVLARLDEEAPGEPPAGDPVALEVWQEGSGREVLCVVHPVGGDIQAYRALVSALDPRLTVCLIADPALRLPEPPDWSLAERARLYHAALEARFPAGTWRRRLAGWSFGAWVALGMAAEAESAGEPVAELYLLDPPPPDAGPLFRAYDETQLDAVFAHELSQSGAKPVGARARAYAERLAHCCRANVAGMAHYEPPRLTRTPSRLWLAGTPVDGLPATGTPEAQARQWRERLPGLVEWRRLDTTHYGIVRPPYVDPVAEAINAASPPDPHDR, from the coding sequence ATGATGAGATCCGGACCGAGAACACCGGACAACGCGGACGCCACGGACGGCTCTGCGGAGCGCGCTGCGGTCCGCTCCACGGACGGCTCTGCGGACGGCTCGGCGGACGGCTCGGCGGTCCGCTCCACGGACGGCTCGGCAGCCGACTTCCCGGCCGGGGGGCTGGCCGACGCCGTGCTCGCGCGGGCCCGCCGCCACCCGGACGCCGTGGCGGTGGTCGACGGCGACCGGAGCCTGGACTATGCCGGACTGGACGCGGCGAGCGCCGCCGTCGCCCGTGGCCTGCGCGACCGGGGAGTAGGGGCGGGCCAGGCCGTGGCGGTCCTGCTGCCGCGTTCCTGGGAGCTGGTCTGCGTCATGCTCGGCATACTGCGGCTGGGCGCCGTGGTGGTGCCGCTGGACGCGCAGTCCCCGCCCGAGCGGCGGCGCCACATCCTGGCCGACTCCGCCGCCGTCGCGCTGATCCACGACGGGGCCGGGCCTCTCGGGACGGCGGACGGCCTGCCCGACGGTGTGGAGCCGCTGTCCGTCACCGTACTGCTCGAAACGGCTCCGGCCACCGGCGAGCGGTCACTGTCGCCCACCACCGCCCCGCCGGTCTCGTTCCTCTTCTACACCTCGGGCACCACCGGACGGCCCAAGGGCGTCGAGGTCCGTGACGCGGGCATCCTGCGGCTGGCGCGGCCGGGCTATCTCCGGCTGGCCGAGGGCTCCCGCTTCTCCTGCCTCGCCAACCCGGCCTTCGACGCGCTGAGTTTCGAAGTGTGGGTGCCGCTGCTCACCGGCGGCAGTTGTGTGATCCTCACCGACGAGGAGGCGCAGGATCCCGACCGGCTGGCGCACGCGCTGCGGCGCGAGAGCATCGACATCCTGTTCATCACGGTGGCGCTGTTCAACGCGGTGGTGGACCGGGTGCCGGACTGCTTCTCGGGCGTCGGTCAGGTACTGGTGGGCGGCGAGCAGCTCAACGCCCGGCTGATCCGGCGCTGGTACCGCGACAACGCGGCGAGTGCCACCCTGCTCCACAATGTGTACGGACCCACCGAGGCCACCACCTTCGCCCTCTGCCACCCCATACCGCGCGACTTCGCCGGCGAGGTGGTCCCGATCGGCGGCCCGCTGCCGGAGACCGAGGCGCTGCTGCTGGCCGACGACGCGCGCCCCGCCGCGCCCGGGGAGGTGGCCGAACTGCTGCTCTCCGGCGCGGGTCTGGCGGTCGGCTACCGCAATCTGCCGGAGGAGACCGCGCGGAGCTTCGTCACGCTTCCCGGACCCGACGGCGGCCAGGTCCGCCACTACCGCACCGGCGACCTGGTGCGCCGCGACGCCGACGGTCACATCGAGTACGTCGGACGCGCCGACCGGCAGGTCAAGGTACGGGGCTTCCGGATCGAACCGGGCGAGCTGGAGCGGTGCGTCGTGGCCCATCCGGCGGTGCGGCAGGCGTACGTGTGCACACGCCGCGACGCGGCGGACCGGGTGAACGAGCTGGTGGCGTATCTGGTGCTCGGTGCCGAGCTGCCGTTCGAGGAGTTCGAGCGCCATGTCGCGGCGGGCCTGCCCGCTTACATGCGACCGCACCGCGTGCATCTGGTCTCCGCGCTGCCGCTCAACGCCAACGGCAAGGTGGACCGGGCGGCGCTGACGGACCAGGATCTGCCGCTGTGGCGCGGCGCCGACCCGGCGGACCCCGTCGAGGTGACCCCGTGGCAGCGCGAGATACTCGACCTGGCGGGCGAGGTACTGGGCGTAGCGGAGCCACGGCTCGGCGACCGCTGGACCACCAACGGCGGCGATTCGCTCAAGGCCCTGCGGCTGCGCTTCGAGGTCAGGCGTCGCTGGGGCCGCGAGCTGTCCCAGGCGCTGGTCCTGAGCGCGGACCTCGCCGGGCTGGCGGCGGCGACAGCGGCGGGCCGGGCCTCGGACGACTCCCCCTACCCTGCGCTCCCCCCGCCCGCGTCCGGGCGTTCGGCGCCCGCCACCTCCGAACAGCAGCGGCTGTGGCTCCTCCAGCAGCGGGACCCCGGCTCCACCGCCTATCTGGTCCCGCTCGCCTTCCAACTGCGCGGCACGGTCGACACCGTGGCGCTGCGTACGGCGGCCCGGCGGCTGGTGGCACGCCATCCCGCGCTCCGCACCTCCTTCGAGGCCGCGCCGGAGGGGCTGCGCCAGGTGGTGGCCGATCCGTACGATCCGTGGACGGAACCGGACCGGGACGCGGTACGGGACGAGGCGGGCCGGCGCGCCTTCGCCGCCCGCCTGTTCGCCGAACCGTTCGACCTGGCACGGCCTCGGATGCTGGAGGTGTGCTGGCTGGCCACGGAGGACGGCGGCGAGCTGCTGCTGCGGCTCCATCACATCGCGGTGGACGGCTGGTCGCTCAATGTGCTGTTCCAGACGCTCTCGGCCGAGTACGCGGCCGCGTCGCGCGGCGACAGGAACGGGGACGGGAACGGGAACGGGGACGGGAACGGGGACGGCGGGGAGCGGGGCGCGGCGCCGGATCCGGCGCCGACACCGCTCGACTACGCCCGCTGGCAGGCCGATTGGTTCACCCGTCCCGGCTATCTGACCCAGCGCGCCGAGCTGCGCGCACACTACGCGGGACTGGAGGAGGCGGCGGAGCCGCTGGAACCGGCACGGCGCTCCCCCGTCCGCGCCGAGGGCCGGCTGCTGCACACCACACTCGACCGGGACCGCCGCGCGGCCCTCGACCGGCTGGGCGCCGAGCTGGGGCTCACACGCTTCCAGGTGCTGCTCGGTGTGTTCAGCTGGAGCCTGTACGGAGTGACCGGCCGCACCCGTCCCCGTATCGCGGGGCCGGTGGCCAACCGGCCGGTGGAGGACTTCGCGGCGAGTGTCGGCATGTTCGCCAACACCGTTCTGCTGCCGCAGGACCTGGCGCCGCTCGACGATCTGCGGACCCGGCTGCGGCGGCAGGGCGCCGAGGTCCGGGCGGTGCTGGACCGGCAGGACGTGGCGCTGGCCGATGTGCTTGCCGACCGGGAATTCCCCTCCGAGGGACCGCCGTTCGACTTCCTCTTCGTGCTGGAGAACACCGACTTCGGCGCGTTGTCGCTGCCGGGCTGCGACTCCCTCCCCCGATGGCCGGTGGCGGCGGAGGCGAAATGCCCGCTGACCCTGTCGGTGGTCGAGCGCGCGGACGGCCTCGACTGCCTCTGGGAGTACGCGGACGACCACTTCGACGCCGCCGAGGTGCGGGCGATGGACGACCTGTTCCGGCAGGCCGTCGACCGGCTGGCCGACGGTCCGGACGAGGTCACCCTCGCCGAGCTGGTGGGACCCTACCGGCGCGGCCTCGCCGAGCCCGGCCGCGCGCGCCCCCTGCCGCCCGGCTTCGCCACCGTCGCCGAGGGCTTCGCGCGACAGCTCCGGCTGACGCCCGGCGCCACCGCCCTGGTGTCCGCCGACGGGGAGGTGAGCTACGCGGAACTCGACGCGTACGCGGCGGGTTTGGCCGCCGAGCTGCTGGCCCGCCACCCTCTGCCCGCACGGGACGACGGACCGCGCTGTGTGGCGCTGTACTTCGAGCCCTCGGTGGCCCATGTGGTGGCGCTGCTGGCACTCGCCCGGCTCAATCTGACGATCGTGCCGCTCGATCCGGCCTACCCGGCCGCGCTGTTGCGTCAGATCCTGGGACAAGTGGAGCCGCTCTGCGTGCTGTTGGCACCGGAGGGCGCCTCGGCGTTCGACGCCGTCGACCCGGGCGGGCTGCCGCGCTTCCCGGTGACCCCGGCCGCGCCGCCGCCCGGCGCCCGGGAGGAGCTGCCGCCGTACGCCGGACGGCCGCTCTACACCCTGTTCACCTCCGGCTCCACCGGAACCCCCAAGGGCGTACAGGTACCGGACGCCACCCTGTGCGACCTGCTGCGCTGGCAGAGCGCGGAAGGCGGACTGGCGGGCGGCGCGGTCACCGCGCAGTTCTCCGCGCTCTCCTTCGACGTGTCCTTCCAGGAGATCTTCTCCACCCTGTGCGGCGGCGGCACCCTGCGGCTGGCGCCGCCCGGCCTGCGGCAGGACGCCCCGGCGCTGCTGGCGCACCTGGAGGCGGGCGGTGTGGAGCGGGTCTTCATGCCGTACGTGGCGCTGCAACTGCTGGCCGAGCACGGCGTCCGGCTGGGCCGCCATCCCTCGCGGCTGCGTGAGGTGGTCACCGCCGGTGAGCAGTTGCTGTGCACCGACGCGATCCGCCGCTGGTTCGGCGGGCTGCCCGGCGCCCGGCTGTTCAACCACTACGGGCCGACCGAGACCCATGTGGTCAGCGCCCTGACCCTCGAAGGGGATCCGGCGCTGTGGCCCGAACGCCCCGCCATCGGGCGACCGGTGGCGGGCGCCTGGCTCCGGGTGGTCGACGAGGCCGATCAGCCCGTACCGCCCGGCTGTCCCGGACGGCTGCTGATCGGCGGGCCGATGGCCTCGCCCTGCTATCTCGGCGACCCGGCCCTCAACGAGAGGCACTTCGTCGAACTGCCGGGCCTGGGCCACTTCTACCGCAGCGGCGACCGGGCGCGGTTCGACCGGGAGGGGCTGCTGCACTATCTGGGCCGCGACGACCAGCAGATCAAGCTGAGCGGCCACCGGCTGGAGCTGGGCCAGGTCGAGGCCGCGCTGCTGAGCCACCCCCTGATCGTCAACGCGGTCGTGGTGCGCGACGGCGATCGGCTGACGGCGTGTGTGCAGGGCCGCACCGGGTCCCCCACGCCGACGCCGGATGAGCTGACGGACCATCTGTCGCCTTTGCTGCCCGCGTATGTACGGATCGACCGGTTCCGGCTGATGGAGGCGTTGCCCCGTACCCCCAGCGGCAAGCTGGACCGGCGGCTCGCGCTGACGGCGCCGGGTGAGGAGCTGCGTCCGCAGGCGGCCGGCGTGCCGGGCGCGTCGGGGGCACCGGGCGCACCACTGCTGTCACCGCGCGAGGCGCGATTGGCCGAGCTGTTCGCCGAAGTGGTCGGCCGGCCCGTCGGGCGCGATCAGCGCTTCTTCGACGCGGGCGCCTCCAGCCTGGATCTCATGCGGTTTCATCTGCGCTGCACCACCGATCTGGGGCTGTCGCTGACCATCCCGGACCTGTTCGAGCATGTCACCATCGGCCGGCTGGCCCGCTTCCTGGACGGCGGGCGGGAGCAGGCGGCGGACGACACCGCCGTACGGGACGGGGCCGACGTCACCGCAGCCGACGAACCGGTCGCCGTCATCGGTATGGCGGTACGGCTGCCCGGCGCCACCGACCTGGCGGGCTTCTGGGCGATGGTGACCGAAGGCGTCCGGGGCGTCGAGCACTTCGACGCCGCCGAGGGACTGGTGGGCGCCCGCAGCCAGATGGCGGGCCTGCTGGCCTTCGACCCGCGCCGCTTCGGCATCAGCCCGCAGGAGGCCCGGCTGATGGATCCGCAGCAGCGCCATCTGATGATGAGCTGCGTGGAGGCGCTGGCGCACGCCGGAATAGCCGACCCGGCGGGGACGGCGAGCGGTACGGAGCGCGGTGCGGAACGCGGGTCCGGGAGCGGGGATGGCGCCTGGGCGGGCGCCGCGTCCCGGGTCGGGCTGGTCGCCGGCTGCGGCGAGAACACCTACTTCCAGTCCATGCTGCGCGAGGCCGACCCCGCGCGGCTGCCGGACGGCTTCCAGCTGGCCCTGCATCACGACAAGGACTTCCTCGCCACGAAGACGGCGTACCACCTCGGGCTGACCGGTCCCGCCTTCACCGTGCAGGCGGCGTGCGCCAGTTCGCTGGTCGCGGTCCATGTCGCGGCCGGGATGCTGCGGCAGGGCGACGCCGACATCATGATGGCCGGCGGTGTGCTGGTCGACACCCTGCTGACCGACGGCTACCGCTACCGTCCGCAGCACATCTTCTCCAAGGACGGCCACTGCCGCCCGTTCAGCGACGACGCCGACGGCACGATCGGCGCCAGCGGTGTCGGTGTGGTGGTGCTCAAACCACTGCGGGCGGCGCGGCGCGACGGCGACACCGTCTACGCGGTGATCACCGGCTCGGCCCTCAACAACGACGGTTCCGCCAAGCTCAGTTACAGCGCCCCCTCGCTGCCCGGACAGCGCGAGGTGATCCGCACCGCGCTGCGCCGCAGTGGCCGCGCCGCCGGGGAGCTGGGGTACGTGGAGGCGCACGGCACCGGGACCCCGCTGGGCGACCCGGTCGAAGTCGGCGCGCTGCGGCAGGCGTTCGGCCTGGACGGAGCCGCGCTGGAGGAGACCGGGCAGGAGGAGACCGGACAGGAGGGGGCCGGGCACAGCTGCGCGCTGGCGTCGGTGAAGAGTCAGATCGGCCATCTGGGCGCCGCCGCCGGAGTGGTGGGCCTGGTACGGGCCGTGCTGGCGGTCCACCACGCGGTGATCCCGCCCAACGTCGGCTTCCACCGGCTCAATCCGCAGATAGGCACCGACGCGGCGCCCTTCCACATCCCGACGCGGTCGGGCCCCTGGCCCGCCGGGCGGGATCGGGTGGCGGCGGTGAGCAGCTTCGGCATCGGCGGAACCAACGCACATCTGATCCTGGAGGCGGCCACCCCGGCCGCCGCCGTCCGGGCCGCGACCGAGCCGGACTGCCTGCTGATCTCCAGTGACAGCGAGGCGGGGCTGCGGGCCGATGCCGCCCGCGTCGCCGGCTATCTGGCGGCGAGGCCCGAGGCGTACGGCCAGGTGCTGCGGCATCTGCGGGCAGGGCGCCCGCCGGGCCGCTGGCGGATGGGCGCGGCGTGTGCCGACGCGGCCGAGGCGGTGGCCTGGCTGCGTACGGCGACCGGGGTCGAGGTGACGCCCGGCGAGGAGATACGCCCGGTCGCGGGCCGGTCGGCCCGGGCACTGGCCGACGCGTGGCTGGCCGGGGAGCGCGTCCGCTGGTCCGCCGGGCCCGCTCAGGCGCCGTGGGACTTCCCGCCGCCCGCCTTCGACCTGGCCGACTACGACTTCGAGCGCGCCGCTCCGGTGACCGTGCCCACGGGACACGCCGCCGCCGGGGACCCGGCGCGGCTGCCCGAGTCCGCGCGCCTGCCGGAATCCACGCGGCTGCCCGAGTCCGGGTGGCTCCATCAGCCGCATTGGGTACGGCGCTCGCGCGCGGTCACCGGCTCCGGGCCGCGCACCAGCGGCCTGTTGGTCCTCATGGCGGCGACGGTGCCGGATCCGGCGGAGGTCCGCCCCTTCGAGGCCGCCTACGCACGCGTGGTACGGGTCGGCGCGGCCGATGCCTTCGCGCGTGTCGCGGACGACGTCTACGAGGTCGATCCCGCCGACCCGGTCTCCCTGCGCAGCCTCGTCGACGCGCTGGCGGACAGCGGCGAGGGCGGTGTCGACTGGCTGCACGCGCTGCCGTTGTCGGTCGACGGGACGCCGGACGAGGACACCCTTTCCCGGGCCCACTGGGCCTGCGTGGACACACCGGCGGCGCTGCTGGCGGCCGTTGCGGACACGCCGCTGGCCGGACGGCTGCGGCCCTGGTGGCTCTCGTACGGGGCGCAGCCGGTCGAGGGCGGCACGGACCGGCCGGAGCTGGGCCTCCTGGCGGGCGTGTGCGAGGTGGCGCCGCAGGAGCGGGCCGTCGACGGCCGCTGGCTCGACCTGCCGGGCAGCGCCCCGGCGGGGTGGGTCTCGGTACTGCCCGCGCTGCTGGCGGAGGCGGCCGCCCCGGCCACGGCCGAGGGCGCTGCTTCGCCGGAGCTGCCCCGGCGGCTGGCGCTCCGGCAGGGCTACTGGTGGCAGCAGGCGCTGCTCGCGGTCGACGGTTCCGAGACAGAAATACCTGACGCATCGTCATATGCGGTGCTTCCGGAGGAGGGTGGCGTCCATCTCGTGCTGGGCGGCACCGGCGGTATCGGGGCGAGCATCGCCGCGTGGCTGCTGGAGAGGACGGACGGCCGGGTGATCCTGCTGGCGCGGCGGCCCACGCTCCCCGCCGTACTGTCACGGTGGGCCGACCGCGTCGAGGTGGTGGTGGCGGATCTCGCCGAGGCCGCGCCGGGCGAGGTCCTGGCCCGGCTCGACGAATTCACCTCGCGGATCGACGGTGTGATCCACGCGGCGGGCACTGCGGCCGGTGGTCTGATCACCCACCGCGACGCCACCGTGATGCGGCGGGCCACGGCCGCCAAGGTGCGCGGCGCCCTGCTGACCGAGCGGGTGGTCGAGCGCTACCGGCCGGCCTTCGCGGTCTACTGCTCCTCGATGTCCGCGCAGTTCGGCGGGGTCGGGCAGCTGGACTACGCCGCCGCGAACGGACTGCTGGACGGCTTCGCCCGCCACCGGTCCGCCGGCGCGGAGACCACCCTGCGTATCGGTGTGGCCTGGGACATCTGGCGCGAGGTGGGCATGGCGCGCGACGTCCTGCGGGCGGACGCGCGCCACCAGGCGCATCTGGCGGTCGGTCTCGATGTGGCGGAGGGGCAGCGGCTGTTCGCGCGGGCGCTGCGGCTCCAGCTGCCGCAGCTGCTGGTCTCCACCACTCCGCTCGACCGGTCCCGTGACTTCTACGCGGGGAACTTCGACGCGGGCGGCGCCGGGGCGGGGAACTCTTCCGCCGGGGGCGTGGCGACCGGGGCCGTCGCGTCGTACGAGTCCGTCGGGCGGCCCCCGGCCGACACCGTGGCCTCCCCCACCGAGCAGCTCACCGACTGGCTGCGGGACTGGCTGGGGCTCGACCATCTCGACCCGGACGCCTCGCTCTACGACCTGGGCGCCGACTCGCTGACCCTGCTCGATCTGATCGGCGAGGTGAAGCGGCTGTTCGAGGTGGATCTGGAGCTGTCCCAGCTCAACCACCGGGCCAGCCTCGCCGACGTACTGGCGCGGCTGGACGAGGAGGCGCCGGGCGAACCCCCTGCGGGCGATCCGGTGGCGCTGGAGGTGTGGCAGGAGGGCAGTGGGCGCGAGGTGCTCTGTGTGGTCCATCCGGTCGGCGGGGACATCCAGGCGTACCGGGCGCTGGTGTCGGCGCTCGATCCGCGCCTCACCGTCTGCCTGATCGCCGATCCGGCGCTGCGGCTGCCCGAGCCGCCGGACTGGTCACTGGCCGAGCGTGCCCGGCTCTACCACGCCGCGCTGGAGGCCCGTTTCCCGGCCGGAACGTGGCGCAGGCGGCTCGCGGGCTGGTCGTTCGGCGCCTGGGTGGCGCTGGGGATGGCCGCCGAGGCCGAGTCGGCGGGCGAGCCGGTGGCCGAGCTGTATCTGCTCGACCCGCCGCCGCCGGACGCGGGACCGCTCTTCCGCGCGTACGACGAGACCCAGCTCGACGCGGTCTTCGCCCATGAGCTGAGCCAGAGCGGCGCGAAGCCGGTGGGGGCGCGGGCGCGGGCGTACGCCGAGCGGCTGGCCCACTGCTGCCGGGCCAATGTGGCCGGCATGGCGCACTACGAGCCGCCCCGGCTCACCCGTACGCCCAGCAGGCTGTGGCTGGCGGGCACACCCGTGGACGGGCTCCCCGCGACGGGCACCCCGGAGGCGCAGGCGCGGCAGTGGCGGGAGCGGCTGCCGGGGCTCGTGGAGTGGCGGCGTCTGGACACCACGCACTACGGCATCGTCCGGCCGCCGTACGTGGATCCGGTGGCCGAGGCCATCAACGCGGCGTCCCCGCCGGATCCCCACGACCGCTGA